The Afipia massiliensis genome has a segment encoding these proteins:
- a CDS encoding AraC family transcriptional regulator, which yields MPALPLTRCQFLIPFVDICDEIGAPTEALLSKLRLPGSLEEKADHYIPNQLALRFAEIAQRSQGITDIGFQAARRLQFRHLSEKLRAVICFSPTLFVALQQFCKWVPLEDTNVNAWLEHDADRVRICKSAEMPYLPHLENEQWLQNIMSIHVVRQFAGPDWVPATMAFGVRYEPSPETRSVWKNTRFISNQSASWIDVPISILDLPNLASETPATSHDDEARPSGHEIVAAIKLMLPSYLDDKIPTVAEVAEMAGISIRSFQRKLSNSGVSYSDLLDRVRFENASKLLRGTDAKIIDVAFSSGYTDPAHFTRAFRRFTGVTPREFRGKSKSQLVLSQ from the coding sequence ATGCCCGCACTTCCTTTGACTCGTTGCCAATTTCTCATTCCTTTCGTTGACATTTGTGACGAGATCGGCGCTCCCACGGAGGCGCTGCTCAGCAAGCTCCGCCTCCCAGGCTCTTTGGAAGAGAAAGCTGATCACTATATCCCAAACCAACTGGCTCTACGCTTCGCCGAGATAGCACAGCGATCGCAGGGCATTACGGATATCGGATTCCAGGCTGCTCGGCGGCTGCAATTCCGTCACCTGAGCGAAAAACTACGCGCCGTCATCTGCTTTTCGCCGACGCTCTTTGTTGCCTTACAGCAATTTTGTAAATGGGTTCCTCTTGAAGACACGAATGTGAATGCGTGGCTGGAGCATGACGCCGATCGCGTGAGGATTTGCAAGTCTGCGGAAATGCCCTACTTGCCGCATCTTGAGAATGAGCAGTGGCTTCAGAATATTATGTCGATACATGTTGTAAGACAATTTGCTGGCCCCGACTGGGTCCCGGCGACGATGGCCTTCGGGGTCCGCTATGAACCGAGCCCTGAAACCCGGTCGGTCTGGAAGAATACTCGCTTCATATCAAATCAAAGCGCCTCGTGGATCGATGTTCCCATATCAATCCTGGATCTCCCCAACCTCGCAAGCGAGACCCCGGCAACCTCACATGACGATGAGGCTAGGCCATCCGGCCACGAAATCGTCGCAGCAATCAAATTGATGCTGCCCTCCTACCTGGACGATAAAATTCCAACCGTCGCGGAAGTCGCAGAAATGGCAGGCATCAGCATCAGAAGCTTTCAACGAAAACTTTCAAACTCAGGCGTTTCCTATTCCGACCTTCTTGACAGAGTCCGGTTTGAAAACGCCTCCAAGCTTCTGCGCGGCACGGATGCCAAGATCATCGATGTCGCTTTTTCCTCAGGCTACACCGACCCTGCCCATTTCACGCGTGCCTTTCGACGATTTACCGGGGTGACGCCGAGAGAGTTTCGCGGCAAATCGAAATCGCAATTGGTGCTGTCCCAGTAA